In one Acidimicrobiia bacterium genomic region, the following are encoded:
- a CDS encoding NUDIX domain-containing protein, producing MREWLVAGALVEAPTGVLLVRNVRRGGRSDWSTPGGVIDAEDGSLLEGLTREVEEETGLHVTQWEGPLYEVVCEAVDLGWTLRAEIHRALEYEGELRVEDPDGIVVEAEFLPVHECVERLAPGARWVHEPLCEWLSERWGPTAARGYRYAVHGTSHEALSVRRATT from the coding sequence ATGCGGGAGTGGCTCGTTGCCGGCGCGCTCGTCGAGGCACCGACGGGTGTGCTGCTCGTGCGCAACGTGCGCCGCGGCGGGCGCTCCGACTGGAGCACGCCGGGCGGCGTCATCGACGCGGAGGACGGCTCGCTGCTGGAAGGGCTCACGCGCGAGGTGGAAGAGGAGACCGGCCTGCACGTGACCCAGTGGGAAGGTCCTCTGTACGAGGTGGTCTGCGAAGCGGTCGATCTCGGGTGGACACTGCGCGCGGAGATCCATCGCGCGCTCGAGTACGAAGGAGAGCTTCGGGTCGAGGACCCGGACGGCATCGTCGTCGAGGCTGAGTTCCTACCGGTCCACGAGTGTGTCGAACGACTGGCACCAGGTGCGCGCTGGGTCCACGAGCCCCTCTGCGAGTGGTTGTCGGAGCGATGGGGACCAACGGCCGCGCGCGGCTATCGCTACGCGGTTCACGGCACGAGCCACGAGGCCCTCTCGGTGCGCCGCGCCACGACGTGA
- a CDS encoding DNA polymerase IV yields the protein MGTNGRARLSLRGSRHEPRGPLGAPRHDVTDDAQPTILHVDLDAFYASVEQVDDPGLTDRPVIVGGLGPRGVVAAASYEARQFGVQSAMPMGRARRACPDGVFLAPRFERYESASREVIAILRSFTPLVEPLSLDEAFLDVAGARRLHGPAPAIAESIRASVHTNTGLTASVGVATTKFLAKIASDVSKPDGLLVVEPGTELEFLHPLPVERLWGVGPATSKKLARFGVRTIGDLAALPEETITGAVGVARGHHLHALAWNHDERDVEPEQRTKSIGHEETFPKDVLDRAMLEREVLRFADRVASRLRGAGLVGRTVQLKIRYSDFQTITRSRTLAEPTDLAGDLARTGAALLTAVDLGSGVRLLGLSVQQLDTAGAIQEALLLDDDASPTESAAAHRQRSDFERSVDRVRARYGDDAVAPARLMPDREKRGS from the coding sequence ATGGGGACCAACGGCCGCGCGCGGCTATCGCTACGCGGTTCACGGCACGAGCCACGAGGCCCTCTCGGTGCGCCGCGCCACGACGTGACCGACGATGCGCAGCCGACGATCCTGCATGTCGACCTCGACGCGTTCTATGCATCGGTGGAGCAGGTCGACGACCCGGGTCTGACCGATCGGCCGGTGATCGTCGGAGGGCTCGGACCGCGCGGCGTGGTCGCTGCGGCCAGCTATGAGGCTCGGCAGTTCGGTGTGCAGTCGGCGATGCCCATGGGTCGCGCTCGACGGGCGTGTCCGGACGGAGTGTTCCTGGCCCCACGCTTCGAGCGGTACGAGTCGGCGAGCCGTGAGGTCATCGCGATCCTGCGGTCGTTCACCCCGCTGGTGGAGCCGCTCTCGCTCGACGAGGCGTTTCTCGATGTCGCGGGTGCGCGCCGGCTCCACGGCCCTGCGCCCGCGATTGCCGAGTCGATCCGCGCCAGCGTGCACACGAATACCGGGCTCACGGCATCGGTCGGGGTCGCGACCACGAAGTTCCTGGCCAAGATTGCGAGCGATGTGTCGAAGCCGGACGGCTTGCTGGTAGTCGAGCCAGGGACGGAGCTCGAGTTCCTGCACCCGTTGCCGGTCGAGCGGCTGTGGGGGGTGGGACCGGCGACGAGCAAGAAGCTGGCTCGATTCGGCGTGCGGACGATCGGTGATCTGGCCGCGCTTCCCGAAGAGACGATCACGGGAGCCGTCGGTGTAGCCCGTGGCCATCACTTGCACGCGCTCGCGTGGAACCACGACGAGCGCGACGTGGAGCCCGAGCAACGGACCAAGTCGATCGGTCACGAAGAGACGTTCCCCAAGGATGTCCTCGATCGAGCGATGCTCGAGCGCGAGGTCCTGCGTTTCGCGGATCGCGTTGCGTCTCGACTGCGGGGCGCGGGACTCGTTGGCCGGACCGTGCAGCTCAAGATCCGCTACTCCGACTTCCAGACCATCACGCGCTCGCGAACCCTCGCCGAGCCCACCGACCTTGCTGGTGACCTGGCGCGTACGGGTGCCGCGTTGCTCACCGCCGTTGACCTGGGGAGCGGCGTCCGGTTGTTGGGTCTGTCGGTGCAACAGCTCGACACCGCTGGCGCGATCCAGGAGGCGCTCCTGCTGGATGACGATGCGAGCCCGACCGAGAGTGCAGCCGCGCATCGGCAACGCAGTGACTTCGAACGCAGCGTCGACCGCGTGCGGGCTCGATACGGCGACGATGCGGTCGCGCCGGCTCGCCTCATGCCCGACCGAGAGAAGCGCGGATCATGA